The nucleotide window CTCCTCACGGCCGTGTCGGCCGAGCACCGGAGCGAGCGCGAGCGGACGAGAAGGTCCGTCGCCGAGGCCGTGGACCGGCAGAACGCGAAGTTCGAGATGGACGGCCCGCCGGACGCGTACGATCTCGAGGCGTCCGCGGAGGCCTGGGCGCACGTCACGCAGAACTGCGTCGGCTGCGGCGCCTGCAACCGCGCCTGCCCGAGCTGCACGTGCTTCCTGCTGGTGGACCACCCCACGAAGACCGCCAACGAGCGCACGCGCGTCTGGGACACCTGCCTTTCGATCGGCTACGCGCGCACGGGAGGCGGCGGCAACTCGAGGCCCGCGCTCCCGCAGCGCCTCGAGAACCGGCTCCGCTGCAAGTTCGAGTACTCGCGCGACCGCTACGGCCTTGTGACCTGCACGGGCTGCGGGCGGTGCATCGACGCGTGCATGGGCAGGATCGACATGCGCGAGGCGATCCGACACGTGCTCACGGAGAAGGCGAGGGCATGAAGAACCTCTACCGGCCGATCGACAGCGTCATCGAGGACATCAAGAAGGAGACCCCGGCCATCACGACGTACCGCTTCCGGCCGAAGGAGCCGCTGACCTTCGAGGCCGGGCAGTTCGTCGAGCTCACCGTGCCGGGCGTCGGCGAGGCGCCGTTCACGCCGTCTTCGAACCCGAACGTGAAGGACACGCTCGAGATCACCATCATGCGGGTCGGGACGGTGACCGAGGCGCTCGAGAGGATGAAGGTCGGCGACATCGTCGGGATCCGGGGCCCCTACGGCAAGGGGTACGACCTCACGTCCTTCGCCGGGAAGGAGATCCTCATCGTTGGGGGAGGCGTGGGGCTCGCCCCGCTCCGCTCGCTCATCCTCGCGCTCTTCCACGAGATCGACAAGTACAGGAAGATCTCCATCCGCTACGGCGCGCGGACGCCCGACGACATCGTGTACAAGGACCTCCTCCCGCAGTGGGCAAAGATGAAGAACACGGAGGTCCTCCTCACGATCGACGCGCCGCACCCGTCGTGGACGGGCACCGTGGGCGTCATCACCGTGCTGCTCGAGGACACCCCGTTCGACATGAAGACCGCGGCCGCGTTCGTGTGCGGCCCGCCGATCATGCTCAAGTTCGTCAACCTCAAGCTCATCGAGAAGGGCTGGGACCCGAACCACATCTACCACTCGATGGAGCGCAACATGAGCTGCGGCCTGGGCAAGTGCGGCCACTGCATGATGGG belongs to Candidatus Effluviviaceae Genus I sp. and includes:
- a CDS encoding 4Fe-4S dicluster domain-containing protein encodes the protein LLTAVSAEHRSERERTRRSVAEAVDRQNAKFEMDGPPDAYDLEASAEAWAHVTQNCVGCGACNRACPSCTCFLLVDHPTKTANERTRVWDTCLSIGYARTGGGGNSRPALPQRLENRLRCKFEYSRDRYGLVTCTGCGRCIDACMGRIDMREAIRHVLTEKARA
- a CDS encoding FAD/NAD(P)-binding protein, with amino-acid sequence MKNLYRPIDSVIEDIKKETPAITTYRFRPKEPLTFEAGQFVELTVPGVGEAPFTPSSNPNVKDTLEITIMRVGTVTEALERMKVGDIVGIRGPYGKGYDLTSFAGKEILIVGGGVGLAPLRSLILALFHEIDKYRKISIRYGARTPDDIVYKDLLPQWAKMKNTEVLLTIDAPHPSWTGTVGVITVLLEDTPFDMKTAAAFVCGPPIMLKFVNLKLIEKGWDPNHIYHSMERNMSCGLGKCGHCMMGEYYICKDGPVLTAAQVAKFEDPF